From the genome of Malus domestica chromosome 04, GDT2T_hap1, one region includes:
- the LOC103408365 gene encoding ankyrin repeat-containing protein ITN1-like, producing MRIRLEPGHDSGGEGDLEKGLAQPSTPGALSEPPSSPHPSRPALVFSNSSKALLVSNSGKALLVSNSGKSLVVSNSGKPLDQLGRKKYVKQVTGRNNDTELHLAARRGDLAALQQILAEIDAQMVGSEFDEEVAEIRSAIVNEVNELGETALFIAAEQGHLAMVEELLPYMTEEGILLKNQIGFDALHIAANQGHQAIVQVLLDHDPGLSKTVGQANATPLVSAATRGHTAVVKELLSKDSSLLELAKSNGKNALHLAARQGHVEIVKTLLGRDPQLARRTDKKGQTALHMAVKGVSSEVVRLIVDADPAIVMLPDKFGNSALHVATRKKRVDIVNVLLLVHDTNVNVLTRDQKTPLDIAEGLPYSEEITTIKETLTQYGAVRANELNQPRDELRNTVTEIKKNVHNQLEQARKTNQSVTGIATELRKLQREGINNATNSVTVVASLFATVAFAALFTLPGGDLDSGAAVMSIQVSFKIFILFNAVSLFASLAVVLVQITLVRGETKAERRVVEVINKLMWLASVCTTVAFISSSYIVVGRHNVWAAILVTVIGGLIMGGVIGTMTYYVVKTKRIRRVRKREKMSRIGTNHSVHHSESDSEVNRVYAL from the exons ATGAGAATCCGTTTGGAACCGGGGCATGATTCAG GAGGTGAAGGGGACCTGGAGAAGGGGCTGGCGCAGCCCTCGACCCCAGGAGCTCTGTCGGAGCCGCCGTCGTCGCCGCACCCGTCGAGGCCGGCCCTGGTGTTCTCCAATTCCAGCAAGGCCCTACTGGTTTCAAATTCCGGCAAGGCATTGCTGGTTTCAAATTCCGGCAAGTCTCTGGTCGTGTCGAATTCCGGGAAGCCCCTTGATCAGTTGGGGAGGAAGAAGTATGTGAAGCAGGTGACCGGGCGCAACAATGACACGGAGCTTCACCTGGCTGCGCGCCGCGGGGATTTGGCAGCGCTGCAGCAGATTCTAGCGGAGATTGACGCTCAGATGGTGGGATCCGAGTTTGATGAAGAGGTGGCGGAGATTAGGTCTGCCATTGTGAATGAGGTGAATGAGTTGGGAGAGACGGCGCTTTTCATAGCGGCGGAGCAGGGGCATCTTGCTATGGTGGAGGAGCTTTTGCCTTACATGACGGAGGAGGGCATTTTGTTGAAGAATCAAATTGGGTTTGATGCATTGCATATTGCTGCAAATCAAGGGCACCAAG CCATTGTCCAGGTGCTCTTAGACCATGACCCGGGGCTTAGCAAAACAGTTGGGCAGGCAAATGCGACCCCTCTTGTGTCTGCAGCTACAAGAGGGCATACAGCAGTAGTTAAAGAATTACTATCCAAAGATTCAAGTTTGCTGGAATTAGCGAAATCCAATGGGAAGAATGCATTGCATCTTGCTGCACGGCAGGGGCATGTAGAAATTGTGAAAACTTTGCTTGGAAGGGATCCACAACTAGCAAGAAGAACTGATAAGAAAGGACAAACTGCTTTGCATATGGCAGTAAAAGGTGTTAGCAGTGAAGTTGTGAGGTTGATTGTCGATGCGGATCCAGCTATTGTCATGCTTCCAGACAAGTTCGGCAATTCAGCATTGCATGTGGCCACCAGGAAAAAGCGAGTAGAT ATAGTCAATGTGCTATTGCTCGTTCATGACACAAATGTGAATGTTCTAACAAGAGACCAGAAAACACCCCTTGATATAGCCGAAGGACTTCCATACTCTGAAGAAATCACAACAATTAAGGAAACCTTGACTCAATATGGTGCTGTCCGAGCAAATGAACTTAACCAGCCACGGGATGAGCTTAGAAACACCGTGAcagagattaaaaaaaatgtccATAATCAGCTTGAACAAGCCCGCAAAACCAACCAGAGTGTAACTGGAATTGCCACAGAGCTCCGGAAGCTACAGAGGGAAGGAATCAATAATGCCACTAACTCAGTCACAGTGGTTGCTTCACTCTTTGCAACAGTAGCTTTTGCAGCTCTATTTACACTTCCTGGTGGTGATCTTGACTCCGGGGCAGCTGTTATGTCAATCCAAGTgtcatttaaaattttcatcctTTTCAATGCTGTTTCACTGTTCGCATCATTGGCTGTTGTTTTGGTACAAATCACCCTCGTCAGGGGGGAGACAAAGGCGGAGAGGAGGGTTGTGGAAGTGATCAATAAGTTGATGTGGCTTGCCTCTGTCTGCACCACAGTAGCATTTATTTCTTCATCATATATAGTGGTTGGGCGGCATAATGTGTGGGCTGCAATCCTTGTCACAGTTATAGGGGGACTTATAATGGGGGGAGTTATTGGTACCATGACATATTATGTGGTGAAGACCAAAAGGATTCGTAGAGTGAGGAAGAGGGAGAAGATGTCGAGGATTGGAACCAACCATTCCGTGCATCACTCAGAGTCCGATTCAGAAGTGAACCGTGTTTATGCCCTGTGA
- the LOC103408364 gene encoding ankyrin repeat-containing protein At5g02620-like, producing MELNTTEAPVRQQSFAGKKMPKQLTGKRDNGPLHLAARAGDLGLVVEIMSNCGEEELNELLSEQNYAGETALYLAAGGGYVGLVKEMMKYHDVGAASIKAGNGCDAFHIASKQGHLEVLKILMESIPELSMTVDRANTTALHIAAAQGHTEVVSFLLETGCSLMSIARSNGKTALHSAARKGHLEVVQALLSKDTGSAIRKDSKGQTALHMAVKGLNVELVDELAKANPSLINEVDNKGNTALHVATGKGRAQIVRTLLSYKGVAKTIINRSGESVFDTAEKSGHSKIATVLAEHGIQSAKSMKLPTLNPNRELKQTVSEIKHEVHDQLKQTRQTRKKVHGMVKRLGKMHLEGLNNAINSTTVVAVLTATVAFAAIFSVPGQYPDPKKPLPDGFSPGEANIAPKTEFIVFFIFDSFALFISLAVVVVQTSIVVVEREAKERLMTVINKLMWMACVMVSVAFLALSYVIVGKEEKWLAVGVTAIGTVIMGMTLGTMCYWMVVQRVEASKYRCCIRRSSLSIHSHSHSNSNSHSCSFSVISDSELLNTEFKSKKVYAI from the exons ATGGAATTGAATACAACGGAAGCTCCGGTGAGGCAGCAAAGCTTTGCTGGGAAGAAGATGCCTAAGCAGTTGACAGGAAAGCGCGACAACGGTCCCTTGCATTTGGCAGCTAGAGCAGGAGATTTGGGACTGGTTGTAGAAATCATGTCTAATTGTGGGGAGGAGGAGTTGAATGAACTGTTGTCGGAACAGAATTATGCGGGTGAAACCGCCTTGTATCTGGCGGCTGGTGGTGGATATGTTGGTTTGGTTAAGGAAATGATGAAGTACCATGATGTTGGTGCAGCTAGTATCAAAGCTGGGAACGGCTGTGATGCATTTCACATTGCTTCCAAGCAAGGGCACTTAG AGGTACTGAAGATCCTCATGGAGTCGATTCCAGAACTTTCAATGACCGTTGATCGCGCAAACACCACGGCATTGCACATCGCTGCAGCACAGGGACACACTGAAGTAGTAAGTTTTCTTTTGGAGACTGGTTGCAGCTTGATGTCCATAGCAAGAAGCAATGGGAAAACTGCCTTGCATTCTGCAGCAAGGAAGGGGCATTTGGAGGTGGTCCAGGCCCTCTTGAGCAAAGATACCGGATCTGCAATAAGAAAAGATAGTAAGGGCCAGACAGCTCTCCATATGGCAGTCAAGGGACTGAATGTCGAATTGGTGGATGAGCTAGCGAAGGCAAATCCTTCGTTGATAAACGAGGTAGATAACAAGGGAAACACTGCCTTGCACGTGGCAACCGGGAAGGGTCGAGCTCAG ATTGTTCGAACGCTGTTAAGTTATAAGGGAGTGGCGAAAACCATCATTAACAGATCTGGAGAATCTGTTTTTGACACTGCTGAGAAATCTGGGCACTCAAAGATTGCCACCGTTCTAGCAGAGCATGGGATTCAAAGTGCCAAATCCATGAAGCTGCCAACTTTGAACCCAAATCGAGAACTCAAACAAACTGTAAGTGAAATAAAACATGAGGTGCATGATCAGCTTAAGCAAACGAGACAAACAAGAAAGAAAGTGCATGGAATGGTAAAGCGGCTCGGCAAAATGCATTTGGAAGGGCTTAACAACGCAATAAACTCCACCACAGTTGTGGCTGTACTCACTGCCACTGTTGCCTTTGCTGCAATCTTCAGTGTCCCGGGCCAATACCCTGACCCTAAAAAACCTCTTCCTGATGGATTCTCTCCCGGAGAAGCAAACATTGCCCCCAAAACCGAGTTCATAGTCTTCTTCATCTTTGACTCATTTGCTCTCTTCATATCGTTGGCTGTTGTGGTGGTTCAAACTTCTATTGTTGTCGTAGAGAGGGAGGCAAAAGAGAGGCTAATGACAGTCATAAACAAGCTAATGTGGATGGCTTGTGTGATGGTTTCAGTTGCATTTCTTGCACTATCATATGTAATTgttggaaaagaagaaaaatggctGGCTGTTGGAGTGACAGCTATAGGGACAGTGATCATGGGAATGACACTAGGAACAATGTGTTATTGGATGGTTGTGCAGCGCGTTGAAGCATCTAAATATCGTTGCTGCATTCGGAGATCATCGCTGAGCAtccactcacactcacactcgaACTCAAACTCACACTCTTGTTCTTTCTCAGTGATATCGGATTCGGAGCTTCTGAACACCGAGTTTAAGAGTAAGAAAGTTTATGCAATTTGA